One stretch of Candidatus Latescibacter sp. DNA includes these proteins:
- a CDS encoding Gfo/Idh/MocA family oxidoreductase, whose translation MAQSSSRRSFITQSALAGGVLLGSGTAQAAVPRPRFKRKSPASVELMEIGIITCGYYSHIEDIWGRFLNPPLTESEGTFWPRQTGMVMTMVWDPDPKAAEKFANKYDVKIVKNYNDMVGKVDGVILSDYYATGWWPQLSKPYLEAGMPSLINRPFALSLKEMKEMITRAKEHNAPILAPSSDETMLETMRARHRLQALLDRGAHVTGAMAFEPCGEYAAHGVHSIYNLYTILKPNVIAANLMADTWWEWGDKGGMMNWLVKGEGKNPDYYAAIRMSTEGDTNGWVEISTNTGRVFENNDHEGDVFTRYRNLFVSTMIEFQKMVESGKQPQTFEHIAGKTTTFLTGFYSHREKKGAMVPCSDVPEDWRAPQVMPERIPNDIFK comes from the coding sequence ATGGCACAGTCTTCATCAAGACGATCTTTTATCACCCAAAGCGCCCTGGCAGGGGGGGTTCTGCTCGGCTCAGGTACGGCCCAGGCTGCCGTTCCGAGACCCAGGTTCAAACGGAAATCTCCCGCCTCGGTTGAACTCATGGAAATAGGCATCATCACCTGCGGATACTACTCCCACATCGAGGATATCTGGGGAAGATTTCTCAATCCGCCCCTGACTGAGAGCGAGGGGACTTTCTGGCCCCGTCAGACCGGGATGGTTATGACCATGGTCTGGGATCCCGACCCGAAAGCGGCGGAAAAATTCGCCAATAAATACGATGTCAAGATTGTGAAAAATTACAATGACATGGTCGGAAAAGTCGACGGCGTCATTCTCTCCGATTATTATGCCACCGGGTGGTGGCCGCAGCTTTCCAAACCGTATCTCGAAGCGGGGATGCCTTCGCTCATAAACCGTCCGTTTGCACTTTCCCTCAAAGAAATGAAAGAGATGATCACCCGCGCCAAGGAGCACAATGCCCCCATCCTGGCGCCTTCGTCGGACGAGACTATGCTGGAAACCATGCGCGCCCGTCACCGCCTGCAGGCGCTTCTCGACCGCGGCGCTCATGTCACCGGGGCGATGGCGTTCGAGCCTTGCGGCGAATACGCTGCCCATGGCGTACACAGCATCTATAATCTCTATACGATTCTCAAACCGAACGTGATTGCGGCAAACCTGATGGCCGATACCTGGTGGGAATGGGGGGACAAGGGCGGCATGATGAACTGGCTGGTCAAGGGAGAGGGAAAGAATCCGGATTATTATGCGGCAATCCGCATGTCCACCGAGGGCGACACCAACGGGTGGGTGGAGATTTCCACAAACACAGGCCGGGTGTTTGAAAACAACGACCACGAGGGGGATGTTTTCACACGCTACCGGAATTTGTTCGTATCGACTATGATCGAGTTCCAGAAGATGGTAGAATCGGGGAAACAGCCCCAGACATTCGAGCATATCGCAGGGAAAACGACCACTTTTCTTACCGGCTTCTACTCGCACCGTGAGAAAAAAGGCGCAATGGTACCCTGCAGCGATGTCCCCGAAGACTGGCGGGCGCCGCAGGTCATGCCGGA